The following proteins come from a genomic window of Candidatus Palauibacter soopunensis:
- a CDS encoding PH domain-containing protein yields the protein MNESTHSPETPDPAEMAASTGSSDPATGGIADGVRRSLDPKVIPLQRTIGGIVTGCVSLPLAAGVAVLWVVAGPPPGVVAGLVSVWSAITVALGWWLYRWPVLHHRHASYAVHPDGIEIRKGVIWRQAISVARSRVQHTDVSQGPLERKYGLGTLGIYTAGTDHAKVSLDGLEHGTALRIRDHLLPPAGDDAV from the coding sequence ATGAACGAGTCGACGCACAGCCCCGAGACGCCGGACCCGGCCGAGATGGCCGCCTCGACGGGCTCGTCGGACCCGGCGACCGGCGGCATCGCGGACGGGGTGCGGCGTTCGCTCGATCCGAAGGTGATCCCGCTGCAGCGCACGATCGGCGGCATCGTCACGGGTTGTGTCTCGCTCCCGCTTGCGGCGGGCGTCGCCGTGCTGTGGGTCGTGGCCGGGCCGCCACCCGGCGTCGTGGCGGGGTTGGTCAGCGTCTGGAGCGCCATCACGGTCGCGCTGGGCTGGTGGCTGTACCGGTGGCCGGTCCTTCACCACCGTCACGCGTCCTACGCCGTGCACCCGGACGGGATCGAGATCCGCAAGGGCGTGATCTGGCGGCAGGCGATCAGCGTGGCGCGTTCCCGCGTGCAGCACACCGACGTGTCGCAGGGGCCGCTCGAGCGGAAGTACGGCCTCGGGACGCTGGGCATCTACACCGCGGGCACCGACCACGCCAAGGTCTCCCTCGATGGCCTGGAGCACGGGACGGCGCTCCGCATCCGGGATCATCTCCTGCCGCCGGCGGGAGACGATGCCGTCTGA
- a CDS encoding PH domain-containing protein yields MPSEAAAPSRATEHRLHPLSIGFSLGSQLRRAILPLIIGGASANFLGVVEMRFVLLVGLIPLVVGSVVRYLTFRYRYEEAELVIRSGLLFRRERHVPYARIQNLDAVQGVFHRVLGVVEVKLQTGGGQEPEATLTVLPLPALEALRERVREGKREAAGEAAAAGEVTDAATGTGAGEAATGILAEPAATDLASAGTPEGRTLLHLPARELLLHGLLQNRGMVLIAAAFGLAWETGLFERASDWVAGEQSWIGPAVEGAAADVVAAGVLVTVAAIAALVVAFVIFARLLSIVWTLVRLHDYRVVRSEEGLRATFGMLTQVAATIPLRRVQTVTIHEGPLHRWAGRVAVGVQTAGGSQAGAQGNADPHRHQLAPILRRERLREFLREVIPELDAPEVNWEPVSPLAFRRVLRGTCFLATLAAVPLYFALEAWGVAFHAAFLAWAVLYARRYVDHLGWALKDDMVWFRSGWLWRRTTIARYTRIQVVALRASPIDRWRGMASLRVDTAGAGAASHKVDIPYLPVDTARELRTLLAAEAARTAFRW; encoded by the coding sequence ATGCCGTCTGAGGCGGCGGCGCCCTCGCGGGCCACCGAACACCGGCTCCATCCGCTCTCCATCGGCTTCTCGCTCGGAAGCCAACTGCGGCGGGCGATCCTCCCCCTGATCATCGGAGGCGCGTCGGCCAACTTCCTGGGCGTCGTGGAGATGCGTTTCGTCCTCCTTGTCGGGCTCATCCCTCTCGTGGTGGGGTCCGTGGTCCGCTACCTGACCTTCCGGTACCGGTACGAGGAGGCGGAACTCGTGATCCGGAGCGGCCTCCTGTTTCGGCGCGAGCGACACGTGCCGTACGCGAGGATCCAGAACCTCGACGCCGTGCAGGGCGTGTTCCATCGCGTGCTGGGTGTCGTGGAGGTCAAGCTCCAGACGGGCGGGGGACAGGAACCCGAGGCGACGCTGACCGTCCTCCCGCTGCCGGCCCTCGAAGCGCTGCGGGAGCGGGTCCGCGAGGGAAAGCGCGAGGCCGCCGGGGAGGCGGCGGCTGCCGGAGAGGTGACGGACGCCGCGACGGGGACGGGTGCCGGGGAGGCGGCGACCGGCATACTCGCGGAGCCAGCGGCGACGGATCTCGCGTCGGCCGGCACCCCGGAGGGTCGCACGCTGCTGCATCTTCCCGCGCGCGAACTTCTGCTCCACGGTCTGCTCCAGAACCGCGGCATGGTGCTGATCGCCGCCGCCTTCGGCCTCGCGTGGGAGACGGGGCTGTTCGAGCGGGCCTCCGACTGGGTCGCCGGGGAGCAGTCGTGGATCGGGCCCGCGGTCGAGGGCGCCGCCGCGGACGTGGTGGCGGCCGGCGTTCTCGTGACCGTGGCCGCCATTGCGGCGCTCGTCGTCGCCTTCGTGATCTTCGCCCGACTACTCTCGATCGTCTGGACGCTCGTGCGCCTGCACGACTACCGGGTCGTGCGGTCCGAGGAGGGACTGCGCGCCACGTTCGGCATGCTGACGCAGGTCGCCGCGACGATCCCGTTACGCCGCGTTCAGACGGTGACGATCCACGAGGGACCGCTCCACCGCTGGGCGGGCCGGGTTGCGGTCGGCGTCCAGACCGCCGGAGGAAGCCAGGCCGGGGCGCAGGGGAACGCGGATCCGCACCGGCACCAACTCGCGCCCATCCTGAGACGAGAACGCCTGCGTGAGTTCCTCCGGGAGGTGATCCCGGAACTGGACGCTCCCGAGGTGAATTGGGAGCCCGTATCTCCGCTCGCCTTCCGGCGCGTGTTGAGGGGAACGTGCTTCCTCGCCACGCTGGCCGCGGTGCCGCTCTACTTCGCGCTCGAAGCCTGGGGCGTCGCCTTCCACGCCGCGTTTCTCGCCTGGGCCGTGCTCTACGCGCGGCGCTATGTCGACCACCTCGGGTGGGCGCTGAAGGACGACATGGTCTGGTTCCGGAGCGGCTGGCTGTGGCGCCGGACGACGATCGCCCGTTACACCCGCATCCAGGTCGTCGCGCTGCGCGCGTCGCCGATCGACCGCTGGCGGGGCATGGCCAGCCTCCGGGTGGATACGGCCGGAGCGGGGGCCGCCTCCCACAAGGTCGACATCCCCTATCTGCCCGTCGACACGGCCCGGGAGCTGCGGACGCTCCTCGCCGCGGAGGCCGCCCGAACCGCCTTCCGCTGGTAG
- a CDS encoding redoxin domain-containing protein, producing MSTRSRRSGPKVGILLLPLIVFAGALLGACGDGAVPPDYTAEELAAAKQQLRDHARLRTFEAGKLFGDEWVARAPDDAELRGLYAYQLAGWGLSKEVREQADALLAEDPKNPWGLYAKAYAHLLDREAKLAVETVRTAWEASPQPEFAFLYLRALAQADFNAARELLASFDEETRAWPEVLRMKGRIESQARYALDDPTWADTSSATFTELIERFPNHVSGYTWLANEAYNARRMDEWTTLMETALELAPGSGDVRSQHWRGLWQSELLPAEERQAAVEASMAAYREASPETLEGLQAMASMYRQMEDEERAAELEARIVESDPASYHAMTVYVGETRRISRESYEIYQAHGEDSPEYRAQLPLVRGAAYRYLERPLYSDVFTGGVYLDLYSALNAMDPVPAEELAEAIRGLAKYERLNPYFTFGEAPLAMIDHTPYPLEAVDIVREGMPIVLERLNESRYRYDTEGEWDQTLRYYLGGIYDVIGWAYFKAGRTDDGRHTLERALAINDRNRDARYHAGQVYEQLAAEAEKAGDTEAFTEWLDRAEDSYIAGFGAARGENPNEAALEALYESRNGSRDGIEEYLATLDERDRIRRRDRILESRVEAAGTYEPFTLARLDGEMVDSADLEGKIAVLHFWGTWCGPCVVEMPEYQKFDERYRDDAEVAVLSISNDRTNDVIEEYLAKNNFDFTVLVDDDYVTRAGVSAWPTTWFVDREGYIQFVKIGTALKLDEEFSWRVEALRGADDTR from the coding sequence ATGTCGACGCGTTCCCGCCGATCCGGTCCGAAGGTCGGAATTCTTCTTCTTCCGCTCATCGTGTTTGCGGGCGCGCTGCTTGGAGCGTGCGGGGATGGTGCCGTGCCGCCCGACTACACTGCCGAGGAACTCGCGGCGGCGAAGCAGCAGCTTCGGGACCATGCGCGGCTGCGCACGTTCGAGGCCGGGAAGCTGTTCGGAGACGAGTGGGTCGCCCGCGCTCCGGACGACGCGGAACTTCGAGGCCTCTACGCCTACCAGCTCGCGGGCTGGGGCCTGTCGAAGGAGGTCCGCGAGCAAGCCGATGCGCTTCTCGCCGAAGATCCGAAGAACCCGTGGGGCCTCTACGCGAAGGCCTATGCGCACCTCCTCGACCGTGAAGCGAAGCTCGCGGTCGAGACCGTGCGGACGGCGTGGGAGGCTTCGCCGCAGCCGGAGTTCGCTTTCCTCTACCTGAGGGCGCTGGCGCAAGCCGATTTCAACGCGGCACGCGAGTTGCTCGCATCGTTCGACGAAGAGACCCGCGCCTGGCCGGAGGTTCTGCGAATGAAGGGCCGGATCGAGTCGCAGGCCCGCTACGCGCTGGACGATCCGACATGGGCGGACACCAGCTCGGCGACGTTCACGGAACTCATTGAGCGCTTCCCGAACCACGTCAGCGGATACACGTGGCTGGCCAACGAGGCCTACAACGCCCGCCGCATGGACGAGTGGACGACGCTCATGGAGACCGCCCTCGAACTCGCACCGGGGTCGGGGGACGTGCGGAGCCAGCACTGGAGGGGCTTGTGGCAGTCGGAACTCCTTCCCGCCGAGGAACGGCAGGCGGCGGTGGAAGCGAGCATGGCGGCATATCGGGAGGCGAGCCCCGAGACCCTGGAGGGCCTGCAGGCCATGGCCTCCATGTACCGGCAGATGGAAGACGAAGAGCGCGCGGCCGAACTCGAGGCCCGAATCGTCGAGAGCGATCCGGCGAGCTATCACGCGATGACCGTGTACGTGGGCGAGACGCGAAGAATCAGCCGGGAATCATACGAGATCTACCAGGCGCACGGCGAAGACTCGCCGGAGTATCGGGCCCAACTCCCCCTGGTTCGCGGTGCGGCGTATCGCTATCTGGAACGCCCGCTCTACAGCGACGTCTTCACAGGCGGCGTCTATCTCGATCTCTACTCGGCGCTCAACGCGATGGACCCCGTTCCCGCCGAAGAGTTGGCCGAGGCGATCCGGGGGCTCGCGAAGTACGAGCGTCTCAATCCCTACTTCACGTTCGGGGAAGCCCCGCTCGCGATGATCGATCACACGCCATACCCGCTCGAGGCGGTCGACATCGTACGCGAGGGCATGCCCATTGTGCTGGAGCGATTGAACGAGTCGCGATACCGGTACGATACGGAGGGCGAGTGGGATCAGACACTTCGGTACTACCTGGGCGGCATCTACGACGTCATCGGCTGGGCGTACTTCAAGGCCGGCCGCACGGACGACGGGCGCCACACCCTGGAGCGCGCGCTGGCAATCAATGACCGCAACCGGGACGCAAGGTATCACGCGGGTCAGGTGTACGAGCAGTTGGCCGCCGAGGCAGAGAAGGCGGGAGATACCGAGGCGTTCACCGAGTGGCTGGATCGGGCCGAGGACTCCTACATCGCCGGATTCGGGGCCGCCCGTGGCGAGAACCCGAACGAGGCGGCGCTCGAAGCGCTCTACGAGAGCCGGAACGGGAGCCGCGACGGGATCGAGGAGTACCTCGCGACGCTCGACGAACGCGACCGGATCCGGCGGCGCGATCGCATCCTCGAGTCGCGAGTGGAGGCGGCGGGCACGTACGAACCGTTCACGCTCGCGCGGCTCGACGGCGAAATGGTCGACTCGGCGGACCTCGAGGGGAAGATCGCCGTGCTGCACTTCTGGGGGACGTGGTGCGGGCCGTGCGTCGTCGAGATGCCGGAGTACCAGAAGTTCGATGAGCGCTACCGCGACGACGCGGAGGTCGCCGTGCTCTCGATCAGCAACGACCGCACGAACGACGTGATCGAGGAGTACCTGGCGAAGAACAACTTCGACTTCACCGTGCTCGTGGACGACGACTACGTGACGCGCGCGGGGGTGAGCGCCTGGCCCACGACCTGGTTCGTCGACCGCGAGGGCTACATCCAGTTCGTGAAGATCGGCACCGCCCTGAAGCTCGACGAGGAGTTCTCCTGGCGCGTCGAGGCGCTTCGGGGAGCTGACGACACGCGCTGA
- a CDS encoding ATP-dependent DNA helicase RecQ, whose translation MLRTMIDLGASPPESVLRDVFGYDEFRPGQAHIIDSVLAGRDCIGVMPTGAGKSLTFQIPARLMPGTVLVLSPLISLMKDQVDALRDLGFRATAINSSLAADERRRRLRGFERGDYELVYLAPEALGPHMRARLRYAPLSLIVVDEAHCISQWGHDFRPSYRALQGLRDEIRDEGAGGNGLPILALTATATRRVAADIVRQLGMRKPEGYKGSFFRSNLRVVCRKKGEGNTRAEILGLIRRHRGESGIVYCLSRKSVEQMAEFLRREGVDAVPYHAGLDDDARAEHQDAFARDEVDVVVATIAFGMGIDKSNVRFVIHRDMPSDIESWYQEIGRAGRDGLPSDCVLFYSWADVKVRERFLAEIDDPGVSEAKRRAAVDLFRLADRDACRHRGLLAYFGEDFDGCGESCDVCTGLGVTDLVDVLPVLKRKARAAGSRRRPAAADVDRSPSDPTFQRLRTLRKQLADARGVPAYIVFSDQVLWDLIDLRPGSPEEMLRVPGIGPAKLQQYGDVFLDALRES comes from the coding sequence ATGTTGCGAACGATGATCGACCTCGGCGCCTCCCCCCCGGAATCCGTCCTGCGCGACGTGTTCGGCTACGACGAATTCCGGCCGGGACAGGCGCACATCATCGATTCCGTCCTCGCGGGGCGGGATTGCATCGGCGTCATGCCCACAGGGGCGGGGAAATCGCTCACCTTCCAGATCCCGGCACGTCTCATGCCGGGGACGGTGCTCGTCCTCTCCCCGCTCATCAGCCTCATGAAGGACCAGGTCGATGCCCTCCGCGACCTCGGGTTCCGGGCCACGGCGATCAACTCGTCGCTCGCGGCGGACGAGCGCCGGCGCCGGCTGCGGGGATTCGAGCGCGGGGACTATGAACTCGTCTACCTGGCGCCGGAAGCGCTGGGGCCGCACATGCGGGCACGCCTCCGTTACGCGCCGCTTTCCCTGATCGTCGTCGACGAGGCGCACTGTATCTCGCAGTGGGGACACGACTTTCGTCCGTCCTACCGCGCGCTCCAGGGACTGAGGGACGAGATTCGCGACGAAGGCGCGGGAGGAAACGGACTGCCGATCCTCGCGCTCACCGCGACCGCCACCCGGCGGGTCGCCGCCGACATCGTTCGACAGTTGGGGATGAGGAAACCCGAGGGATACAAGGGTTCCTTCTTTCGCTCGAACCTCCGCGTCGTCTGCCGCAAGAAGGGGGAGGGGAATACGCGGGCCGAGATTCTCGGGCTCATCCGGCGGCACCGGGGGGAGAGCGGGATCGTCTACTGCCTGTCGCGAAAGTCCGTGGAACAGATGGCGGAGTTCCTGCGGCGCGAGGGCGTCGACGCCGTCCCCTACCACGCGGGACTCGACGACGACGCGCGGGCTGAGCACCAGGACGCCTTCGCCCGCGACGAGGTCGACGTGGTCGTGGCGACGATCGCGTTCGGGATGGGGATCGACAAGTCCAACGTGCGCTTCGTCATCCACCGGGACATGCCGTCGGACATCGAGTCGTGGTACCAGGAGATCGGACGCGCCGGACGGGACGGACTCCCGAGCGATTGCGTGCTCTTCTACTCGTGGGCGGACGTGAAGGTGCGCGAGCGGTTCCTCGCCGAGATCGACGATCCGGGGGTGAGCGAGGCGAAGCGCCGGGCGGCCGTCGACCTCTTCCGGCTCGCGGACCGCGACGCGTGCCGCCACCGCGGGCTGCTCGCCTACTTCGGGGAGGACTTCGATGGGTGCGGCGAGTCGTGCGACGTGTGTACGGGACTCGGCGTGACGGATCTCGTGGACGTGCTCCCCGTGCTCAAGCGGAAGGCGCGCGCGGCGGGCTCCCGGCGGCGCCCCGCGGCGGCCGATGTCGACCGGTCGCCGTCGGACCCCACCTTCCAGCGCCTCCGCACGCTGCGGAAGCAACTGGCGGACGCGCGCGGCGTCCCCGCCTACATCGTGTTCAGCGACCAGGTGCTGTGGGACCTGATCGACCTGCGCCCCGGCTCGCCCGAGGAGATGCTGCGGGTCCCCGGCATCGGCCCCGCCAAGCTCCAGCAGTACGGCGACGTGTTCCTGGATGCGCTACGCGAGAGTTGA